The stretch of DNA gagagagagagaggagatgggtgagggtggggggggggcacaaggagggagggaggatgtcTTTGTTCAGAGCATTGATCATGAACAAGACAGATAGCAGagggtgtgtgtctgcatgagtgtgtgcacacaagttagtgtatctgtgtgtatggTTTTAATGccagtgtgggtgtgtatgtgtgtgtgtgtgtgtgtgtgtgtgtgtgtgtgtgtgtgtgtgtgtgtgtgtgtgtgtatgtgtgtgtgtgtgtgtgagagagcaagaGCAGGCGAAGCAAGATGTCAGGACATGTAACCAGCCATGTaacaatttaaaatcaatttgcCTCCCAAGGAGGAATTGCTCCGCGAGACGTTTTTCCCTGCGATCGTTCAACAGGACTTTCAGTCTATCTAAACAGATATCAATTACATAATCGCTTTCCCTCTCTCCGCACGGCCGCCGACTGCAAAGTTTGTCACACTGAGCTGCGGCGTAATTGTCCCCCGCGCATAATGTTTTGTGATTGCTTGTGACATTTGCAGTGTCATTGATCAAACGGGCGGCGACGTTGCAAATGAAGGCAGAAAAAACCCTCGTGCTGCAGCGGGGAGGGGCAGAGGTGGAGGTGATGGGGGTCTGACACTTCCTGCCGCTTGTGTCAAGTGAAGCAACAGTTTCGTGATGGAAAACCACCTCCTTTCCCCTCAAACACGTGATTCCCAAGTCACGTcccaaaaaacacttttctctcaTTAATCAATTGGTAAGGGATGAAAAGTCTGCGCcgttttttcacaattcatcaaaaattcaaaatgaaaaaagaaaagaaaaaaaaagtaactggAAGTCTCAACTGCTGATAATCTGAGCGCTGAAAGTTTTCCAACTcctctcatttaaaaaagggaagaaaaaaaacaccctggtGTCTTTACCTTGTTCCAACCCCACTGGGGAACCACGCGCACCCATTGTGTTTTCCTCGGCTTGTTAAAACACCACATGGTATATTTGCATAGGATCACCAACACATATAGTGAATCATTTGCATGCCTGAAAGTGCACTTGAGTAACCGTAATTACACGTGACACCAATTACTCTGTTACTTTGTATTAAATTATAATGGAAAATTCCACTAGAGAATTGGAGCCTAATTGCATCttaatttgcataattttgCATATTAATCACATCTCCAATGAATAATAaatttctgcagattttttaatttatgcacagatacaaaaacaagttgaaaaataatttgtgagtGGAAAAATCAGGGACTATTACTTAGTGCATTTGTGCTAATTTCCCTCTCATTAGCCCATGCTAAAGTCAAAGATATCTCCACTCGTGATCAAcaagcttttttggggggggggggggggaattgagAGTTAGTCAAAGCTAATTTTGGAAATATCTGTGCATCCATTTTACATAAAACTTTGTGGCTCTATTTAAAGCTCTTGCCATTGCAGCGATGCCAAATTCACTCTACAATGATAATTCAAATCACTTTCtgtctttcccttttctctctcttacttttttttccttttttttcctggtcaaCACCTGTGCCTGCAATTGTGTGTGGCGCcctgccagcacacacacacacacacacacacacacacacacacacacacacacacacacacacacacacacacacacacacacacacacacacacacacacacacacacacacacacacacacacacacacacacacacacacacacacacacacacacacacacacacacacacacacaacccaacACCAGAAGCCCAGATTAAATTagaatttacaaaaacaacatattttcagatttaacATGCTATCCCCTCCAGTAGAAAAGTTGACCAAGTTTATTTCATAACCGGGGTAAtgaaggaagacaaaaaaaaagagggtcaAATCTGCTCTTTTGAATCCATCTTCATCTATGCTGCAGAACTTTTTCTAAACGATCAAGTAGGTTTCAGAGCAAACAAGGTACAGGTAAAGACGTAATTCACTTTTACACTATGTTTCATATTATATTtgcaatatataatattgtattatatGTGTATTCCCAACATCTTGTGACTTCTGccctttaaaacaaagaaatctaCTCACCACTCattaatttaaactttttttttctgatcacaCCTTTTGAGATAACCTTAAATTAtttacacaagaaaaaaaatgaaagatattAAATAAAGAGTCaaagaacatttgaaaaaataaacagtcacTCATTTACTATACTCACTATGACAGACAGAAGTTATTTAGGACACTATTAAACTGCTAAATtcgtgattgacaggtgtggTTTTTACACTACTGTTATTTTCCCATTTATACAGTagatgcattgtgggattgACTGCAGAAAGTTGTTTACGTGCCACTAACACGTCCTTCCAAATGTGTTAATTTTAGACAATGTATAGTAAATCAACGTCACTGTACAGTGAGTTACTTGAGCTACAGTCATGATTTTGTGGAGCGGGGAGACATGCTTCTGTTTTCTCGTCACTCAGATTTCGGAGAGGGCCACCGAGAGGCTTCGCCTGACATACATGAGCACCAACTCCGCAATGTCCGACATTCAAATTCTGCCTCGCCGAATGTTATCAAAGGAGAAACGGGAAAGCATATGAAAATGTCATGATCCAGATCCTTGTGTGTTGCTCATGACGTTGTATTATCATTGCTGATTAACCATATTTAACCTCTGCTCCACCCACGACCTGTGTCACACACTCCGGAGGTTTGTCGAACACGTCTTCATCCCCGTCGGTGGATGTTACCCAGGAGCTCAGCTGTGGACAACAGTGCCTTTCAGTGGCTCAACAGAGGAAGGAgctctcgcacgcacgcacgcacacgcacacgcacacacacacacacacacacacacacacacacacacgcacacactctatggcccaaactaaatattttccCCTAGTTTTCtctaattattatatttttttacattgcattcatttagctgacgcttttttCCCAAAGCGTTTTTCTAATATTTTCGGTTTCAGTCATATCAGAGgcaggcaggtagcattaagggcatTTTTTTAGATCAAGTGTGGACCTTCTCTTGCATTCTGAACCTCCcgtcagcggtgtaacccactgaccTATGCCAGCCACTCGAGATCATTTACTAACTGCTACTTCATAATTATGACACTGGGATTCTaggcaagaaaaacaaagccccttcactttattgtcattcaaaGTAATGATTTGCTTTAAAAAGTTGGCACATAAAAGGATACGTGATCCAAGGAATAACGGAATcagcccaaaagaaaaaaagtccaccATGTATGTGTAATTTTTCTGTCCTTGGACAAAGTAAACTTGAAAGCTCTAAATCTCCTCAAACAATACAGAAGACATGACCTGCGTGACCTCAGTAGTAGACAAAGCCCTGATCGACGTGGCAGGCTGGTTGTGTACCAATGTCATTTAGAATCTGTTAGTTCATATTCtatgctttctttctttctttctgaatgGCAGTAAaccttgatgaaaaaataaggGACACGTGTATGTGACAACTTCATCATGAGACAACTAACAGGTCAATCATTATCCCAAGGGCCCCGAGCTCTGAGTGGCCAAAACGTTTTACTCCTTGTTTCTTGCAGATCTGTAAGGGGAAATGGCACCACTAAAGTACAATTTCAACTGAGGCTGGTCCGACACGATTAACTACTTTTGTGGCCCCTGTCTTTTTGAgagacactgtgtcaaaagacTTTTGTCAGAATCCAAAATGCTATGTTAATCCACCCGGGAGGTTAGGTGATCCCACCCATCGCCTTCCTCACACATAGTATGATAAATTTGTAAATTTTTACCAATCAATTGGTTGAATCGAATTACCCCAAACTAACTCAGGTATTCCTGCACAGGTTGTACTGGTTTCATCGGAAATTAATGGGAACTCACATTCAGATAGGTTGCCATAGGTTGTATGTTGTTGTGGAAGATACATAAATCTGCTGTAAATCTGGAATTTTCcagtttatctatctatctatctatccacaGCGTCCATCTTCACTTCTCCTGAATTCGGAACAATTCTGATTTGTCCCTtcgttgtcctcctcctcctcctcctcctcctcctccgcctcatcAATGTAAACCTGCCTTGATTGTGGTATAATAAACAGTCTGGACTCCTAACTCTTTTTCACTTGTGTGTTCATCTGCAGTTTCTCCTACAATTAATCCGATCCAGCTCGGGCTCGTTAATATTCTGCTCCACTCCACTCGCAGATGTAAAAAGCATCCTCAGCTGACACACATAATTACTATGATACATCCCGGAAAGGTTTTCCGTGTCTGAGCGCAATCTCAAATAACCAAGTGCTGTGCAGCTAATTATTGATAAATAAAATTAGttgacggacggacggacggacggggggggggacttccTGTAGGCGGGGCTGCGTGCAGGTGTGTGCCACGTGCGTGAGAGCGAAGGGAAAACGGCGCTGACCTGTAATCACCGGCAACAGCGGGGACGTAATGATGTTTTGGTCCGTTGatcaaatttcacattttagcTCAATCATTTTAGGCACCTGCGCTGAAAACAAAGCCTGGGCAGAAACTGCTGGCCCGTAGGAACAACTTGTtctgtgcgtgcatgcgtgagtgtgtgtgtgtgtgtgtgtgtgtgtgtgtgtgtgtgtgtgtgtgtgtgtgtgtgtgtgtgtgtgtgtatgtgtgtgtgttctttttaaatcatttattgtAATGCATTATAATAATACATCCATGCACAGACACTTAAAGtatgtttgttggtttgtttttggagggcatttgcattcatttcctggagacttacaTTCACCACTTGACAACCCTTACCCTTATCTAAACTAAACCTATAACCTTACCCTTTGACCCACACTTGACCTTTTCCCCAATTGGGGACACGGGATTTGACAAGTCGTCCCCATGTAACTGGTCCTTGGTGTGAAATGTGTCCCAAAGGAGCCTGTGACAGAAACagactggcacacacacacacacacacacacactggacaggaaGCAGATAAATGGATATGTATCACCCTCTACTGGATTCTGTCAGTAAAGCCACTTTGCTGCATTTACGTGCGGTATGTAAGTTCCAACAaccaaactaacaaacaaataaaactctCAATCAGccaaacaaagaacaaatatagttatttgaaatgaatacatGTGTAATATtgtgctgcaaaaaaacccGTTTCACATCCCCCTGGATGCACATAAAAGCAACCCAAAGCTAGTTTGTGATCTGATTTAACAGTAATAAAGAGGTTGTGAAtgatattttgaaaagaaattatTAGGGCTGCTGAAAACCTTATGCTGCATAATTAACCTGTCAGAGTTGAAAGAACCTCCATTATAATGGGtttgtacatacatataaaatacccaatatatatatatatatatatatatatatatatatatattaatactgTTCTTCCACTCCATCCCTTCCTCTACTTCCCATGGCttccacctttttttaaaaatactttgcTGTAAGAAATTTGGTTTGCTGGcttgagaaggagcaggagcaattatatttagtatatatatacataatcatatatatacattaaacaagttaaaatatcaatttaAAGTAAAGAAAGATGAACTGTCGTTGGACAGAGTCCCACCGTAGTGTTCCACTGGATCGTTTGTGCATTTCCAAGAGCACTAGAAGGcatcagtcgtgtgtgtgtgtgtgtgtgtgtgtgtgtgttcacgtcgTGTGCAGCGCCACAAGGATTATGGGTAAGGCATGGGGTGAGTTGCGTAAGGTTACCTCAGCAGCGGCCACGGAGGCAACGCCAGCGTCGGTCCTCGGGTCCCCGGTGCCCCTCGCGCTGATGCAGCGGATCGCCAGCCTCGCCGCAGCCCCGGGGATCGGCGGCCTCGCGGCGCGCGGGCCCGCAGTCCGCGCCTGGAAGAAGGGCCCGGCCGGCCGCGGGCAGCCGCTCGTGCACGGCCAGTGGGCGGGGGCGTGCGCGCGTGCCTTCGCCGGGGAGCCCGGAGCGCCAGGCCGGGGCTTCTGCCGGGGCTTCTGCCGGCGGAGGCTCGTGTTCgtcggacagacacacagacttgTCTGCTCCCGGCCGGGAGCCGACGGGCCCGCGGGGAGCTCCGGCGGTCAGCCCGCTCTCTCCGTGGTCGGCAGCCCGGATCCGATCACATGGATCCGGTGTAAAGCCATGATGTACCTGATCAGTGTGTGCTTCGAGTCGGACGTCACCTCTGTGGAGTTTGAGAGAGGAGTGAAGCAGGTAACTCACCGAGAGAGGAACCAACGGGCCTTCTACTTCGATGGTGTACATTTGCTCGTTGACGTCTCCGAATATGCGTTTTATGATCTCCAATCATGACGTTATTTGCTCAGTTTATGTGGCATTGCTTTGAAAGTGCCCTGTGATTCTTCTGAGGTAaaagaactgtaaaaaaaagcaaaaaaaacccaagatgataGAAATTAAGTTTTGATATTcggatttttaaaataatttgtcactttttttgcgtcaaaatgtctttaaaaggACCATATCAATGTTGCAGGTGTTGTTGAGTTTGCTACTTCGATTatcccaaatgttttttttaggaatttTCCATCCTAGAGGAATCTGTCATTTTTCTCCGAGAGGGTCTTGTCCGGCTGAAAACACGTGACCTCCACTTCTCTAAACCGGAAACACGTGACCCCGAAAAACACCTGACCTCTACTTAGCTCTGTAGTTTTGATTATAATCCCTCTAATTAGTTCAGTTGCTAAGACACACTTTTGTAAACATGATGATAGTATTTTGCGCGATTATTGTAATTTGTTAACTTACATTTGTTTACACTGTTATTTATACATAATGTTTTGtgagttgctttggacaaaacgTCTGCTAACTGCCAAACAGGGAGGCAGGtagcttaaaggggcagtaagtgattctaaagcaatacacgttttgttgAGATCAGGGAATATTTCGGACCCGCGCCACACAACACCGCGAGCGCAGGTTGTAAACGTCACCCGTCGACACCTTAAAGGGAtagctcagtgattttgaagtggggttgtgtgagttacttatatgcatagttaatatgttaccttatggagatggtgatcagcgatgtcattttacggagttcGCCAATGGGGTATatggcagtgaaaaaaatacgtcctttAGCGTACAAGTGAAcgcatatttatttttttacgtaacgtttaaaaatgtggcgaaaaagacgttttttggtgctcccctctgcaacagtgggactcagactttttcctacttccacttctcctccaaagtCCTTGAaatgatcaccatctccatatggtaacatattaactatgcataagtaactcatacaaccccacttcaataTCACTGAACTATCGCTTAAAGAGACGTGCCAGCGGCGGTGCCGCAAGTCCttggttttggcctagtggttagtgcgtcggactcccaaACCGCAGGTTGCGGGTTCGCGGCCGGCTCAAGCagcaaaaccacaacaacaacaacaacagagagagaaacaagctgtctccaaaatcgcttagTAAAGTTTTGAACAATATCTACCCTGCTAAGAATTACTCAGGCTGCATTTTAATACTAACAataatgtgtgttgtttttgtggaaatGATATTGAAACTACAGACcatatatttttctcatgtaATTTAATACATGCAGTTTTGCGTCTTGCATCTtgaagacaagacaaaaaataatttctagCTTCCCCTTGTAGATATTCTTTACCATTTGGTTtgatattgaaaaacaaaaatcaggaACTCTGTTGTAACGTGATTTTAAGTCTGGCTAGAGTCCAAAAATCTTCCCCaaacttattgtttttttaaacgaatTTGGGTTATACTTGAAATCTTTTAGGATGATTGAAGGTAAGAAGGCACAGGTTTTTTATAAAATTATGGAAGACTTTCTCAGACAATTGAAATTGCGGTGTATTTCCCCTTGTGTATTTATTACCTCTTTTGCTGTTCCCCTCCggcaaatatttcatattttgtttttattctaaatgaatgatgccatatttgttttgtctacatctattacaattaaattaaattaaataatacaaataaattctCAATGAAACCGTCTGTTTGTCTGGTCGCCTGATCATGACGTCATACCTCCTGCGCATGCGTCAACCTTGTGGTTGTTGCCAGAAATGCTCAAAATAACATATTGTGTCTTTGATAAAAGATCAATTTGGATTGGTGAAAAATCTTAACTGAAAAATCTTAAGTGTATGATCTCAACAGCCAACTGAAAAATCCTAAAAGGCCATGTTGCCACATTTAACTAAGCAAACTAAATAGTCCCATAgtacttttcccccctctgtcttATAAGTCCTTCAAGTGCCAGTGGAAACAATGGAAAtttcaattaataaaataacattacatATGGGCAAAAGCATGTTGAACATTGTGTGATATGAAGTTGATCCACAACTGCTTTCAAATGTACCTCATAGTGAGACAGTTTTTTCTCAACTAAAGACACTCAATGGAAAAAGATACAATGTTGTATATTTGAGTTTTGCCCGTTGTTACCTGACTTTCGACAAAGGTTCCCCCCTCCTGGTTTGAAGCAGAAGTCATGAGTTTACCCAATTAGCTCAGACCACAAACACGTTTGTAACGACAGGAACTGAGGCCCTAATGATATATCACCGACCATGATtcagataaataaacacacatcttGTTCCTCGTCCATCCCAGGCTGTGCTCCATGTCTCTAACGTGATGTCCAGCGGCAACTACCATGAACTGAAGGGAGTTGTGTCCAATGAGGTAACAAATCACGCACACAACTGTACAGTCACATACAAAgtgcatttgtatttaaatgaaacattaatatttcactaTACTGTGTTTCACTAACATTAGCTAGAAATGTATGGACCACTAGGCACTACATAAACTCCAATCTACGTGAACATGTGATATGTTATTAAGctcccttttttggggggggcattGTGTTCAATTCCAAAAAATTACACCGTGTTGCAAACATAATCTTAACGGTTTAATAAATTCTTTAAGGCTTCTAATATTCAAATGTACTTAATtacttcatctgtttttgttctgatGGTGTCTTTTGTTCTTCCAGATGGTAAAATATATTCAGAAGAGGTGCAGGCCCCTCACCAAAGCTCAGAGAAGGCAGCTAGCTTTAACCATGGATGatattatatttgtgtttccGGAAGATGTGTCCGTTGTCTTCGATCAATATGGTGAGTTCTGTCGGCAAATAACCTTCGCATACTTGAGTTGAAGTGGGCATTCTGTCAGGGTTTGCCCTTTCACAACCTGAGCAAACCAGTTAACCTG from Scophthalmus maximus strain ysfricsl-2021 chromosome 20, ASM2237912v1, whole genome shotgun sequence encodes:
- the si:dkey-82o10.4 gene encoding m-AAA protease-interacting protein 1, mitochondrial, whose product is MGKAWGELRKVTSAAATEATPASVLGSPVPLALMQRIASLAAAPGIGGLAARGPAVRAWKKGPAGRGQPLVHGQWAGACARAFAGEPGAPGRGFCRGFCRRRLVFVGQTHRLVCSRPGADGPAGSSGGQPALSVVGSPDPITWIRCKAMMYLISVCFESDVTSVEFERGVKQAVLHVSNVMSSGNYHELKGVVSNEMVKYIQKRCRPLTKAQRRQLALTMDDIIFVFPEDVSVVFDQYGRKFCFIVLRFWLLSTHEGPDDPEGMKIFKVPSSEDGSPQKKIATAVYEFHQELTRGASPDWTVTTVWHWHWTLAK